One Gossypium hirsutum isolate 1008001.06 chromosome A11, Gossypium_hirsutum_v2.1, whole genome shotgun sequence genomic window carries:
- the LOC107923836 gene encoding probable NADH dehydrogenase [ubiquinone] 1 alpha subcomplex subunit 5, mitochondrial isoform X2 — MFLRMISRPLLAKVKETTGIVGLDVVPNAREVLIGLYNKTLKEIQAVPEDEGYRKAVESFTRHRLKVCQEEEDWEMIEKRLGCGQVEELIEEARDELTLIGKLIEWDPWGVPDDYECEVFENDAPIPKHVPQHRPGPLPEEFYKTLEALSKKDEPKVTSGDPKIKE, encoded by the exons ATGTTTTTGCGAATGATATCGCGGCCGTTGTTGGCTAAGGTGAAGGAGACAACGGGGATCGTCGGATTAGACGTTGTACCTAACGCAAGGGAAGTCCTTATCGGTCTCTACAACAAGACTCTGAAGGAGATCCAGGCCGTACCTGAAGACGAGGGTTACCGTAAGGCCGTTGAGAGCTTCACGCGCCACCGTCTGAAGGTTTGCCAAGAGGAAGAAGATTGGGAAATGATTGAGAAGCGCCTTGGATGTGGCCAGGTCGAGGAGCTCATCGAGGAAGCGCGTGACGAGCTCACTCTTATCGGAAAATTGATCG AGTGGGATCCATGGGGTGTTCCTGATGACTATGAATGTGAGGTTTTCGAAAATGATGCTCCTATTCCCAAGCATGTTCCTCAGCACCGACCTGGTCCTCTTCCAGAGGAGTTTTACAAGACGCTAGAAGCTCTTTCAAAGAAAGACGAGCCTAAAGTCACCTCCGGAGATCCAAAGATAAAGGAGTAA
- the LOC107923836 gene encoding probable NADH dehydrogenase [ubiquinone] 1 alpha subcomplex subunit 5, mitochondrial isoform X1: MFLRMISRPLLAKVKETTGIVGLDVVPNAREVLIGLYNKTLKEIQAVPEDEGYRKAVESFTRHRLKVCQEEEDWEMIEKRLGCGQVEELIEEARDELTLIGKLIVAEWDPWGVPDDYECEVFENDAPIPKHVPQHRPGPLPEEFYKTLEALSKKDEPKVTSGDPKIKE, encoded by the exons ATGTTTTTGCGAATGATATCGCGGCCGTTGTTGGCTAAGGTGAAGGAGACAACGGGGATCGTCGGATTAGACGTTGTACCTAACGCAAGGGAAGTCCTTATCGGTCTCTACAACAAGACTCTGAAGGAGATCCAGGCCGTACCTGAAGACGAGGGTTACCGTAAGGCCGTTGAGAGCTTCACGCGCCACCGTCTGAAGGTTTGCCAAGAGGAAGAAGATTGGGAAATGATTGAGAAGCGCCTTGGATGTGGCCAGGTCGAGGAGCTCATCGAGGAAGCGCGTGACGAGCTCACTCTTATCGGAAAATTGATCG TTGCAGAGTGGGATCCATGGGGTGTTCCTGATGACTATGAATGTGAGGTTTTCGAAAATGATGCTCCTATTCCCAAGCATGTTCCTCAGCACCGACCTGGTCCTCTTCCAGAGGAGTTTTACAAGACGCTAGAAGCTCTTTCAAAGAAAGACGAGCCTAAAGTCACCTCCGGAGATCCAAAGATAAAGGAGTAA